From a single Pieris rapae chromosome 17, ilPieRapa1.1, whole genome shotgun sequence genomic region:
- the LOC123689934 gene encoding uncharacterized protein LOC123689934 yields MSDGSREMTGSDTETEETQWRKTTQVATVGLSKAREALKAIQESKVQEESSVEEIKEWVFQLSERIGVLALKSGNTKPKYAKEMKAAARDIKELAEYLPLQNQTEEIIRLKAKCTRVRMRLEESKKEMEVLKRKLLAQSDNGDEGLTEVLKSFGKDLKSEIMHSTEELLKKKLANIENRLLPKQLKSKSDQTVVDQSIMTLDLQTSPEGTTRPDCWASVVSRKGNKKIVQHEVVPPKGGALLTVPRSAAVLVTLEKEAEENGVTYAEVIKKARKSVALPELGISHINIRRAAAGGRLIEIEGEAYKEKADLLASKLKAALLTMARVSRPEKMVCLRVKGLDDAVTAEDVIAALSKKANCAADLIRCKDIERRYRIRSVLVHCPVAIAKIILEGECIIGWSLVEVVLLKLPPLRCYKCLELGHTRASCTSTEDRSNVCYRCGKAGHKSVRCDEAPHCVICASENMAANHVLGARNCNPTVKTSQAMSM; encoded by the coding sequence ATGAGTGACGGATCCCGGGAGATGACAGGTTCAGACACGGAAACAGAGGAGACACAATGGAGAAAAACTACCCAAGTTGCTACTGTAGGCTTGAGTAAGGCACGTGAAGCATTAAAAGCGATACAGGAATCAAAGGTACAGGAAGAATCTTCGGTGGAGGAAATAAAGGAATGGGTTTTTCAACTATCCGAAAGAATTGGCGTGCTTGCATTAAAATCGGGAAACACAAAACCTAAGTATGCAAAGGAAATGAAAGCAGCAGCGAGGGATATCAAAGAATTAGCTGAATATCTTCCTCTACAAAATCAAACGGAGGAAATTATTCGCCTTAAAGCGAAGTGTACTCGTGTAAGGATGCGCTTGGAGGAATCAAAGAAAGAGATGGAGGTACTTAAGAGGAAGCTTCTAGCCCAGTCTGATAATGGTGATGAAGGGCTAACGgaggttttaaaatcatttgggAAAGATCTGAAAAGCGAAATTATGCATTCAACTGAGGAActtttgaagaaaaaattgGCGAATATAGAAAATAGGCTTTTACCTAAACAGTTAAAGTCGAAGTCGGACCAAACAGTAGTTGATCAATCGATAATGACGTTGGATCTACAGACCTCACCGGAGGGAACTACACGCCCAGATTGTTGGGCTAGTGTTGTTTCGAggaaaggaaataaaaagatagTGCAACATGAGGTGGTCCCACCCAAAGGAGGGGCATTGCTCACTGTACCCCGGTCAGCAGCAGTACTAGTGACATTAGAAAAGGAAGCTGAGGAAAATGGTGTTACATATGCTGAGGTTATTAAGAAAGCAAGGAAGAGTGTTGCTTTACCTGAGTTAGGCATAAGTCACATAAACATCAGGCGGGCAGCTGCAGGTGGGCGTCTTATTGAAATAGAAGGCGAGGCATATAAAGAAAAGGCAGATTTACTCGCCAGTAAATTAAAAGCTGCGCTTCTTACAATGGCGAGAGTTAGTAGGCCAGAAAAAATGGTGTGTCTCAGGGTTAAAGGCCTTGACGATGCAGTTACTGCCGAGGACGTAATTGCTGCCCTGTCGAAAAAAGCAAACTGCGCAGCAGATTTAATAAGGTGTAAAGACATTGAAAGGCGATACAGAATAAGAAGTGTGCTTGTTCATTGCCCAGTTGCaatagcaaaaataattctgGAAGGAGAGTGCATAATAGGATGGAGTTTGGTGGAGGTAGTTCTTCTAAAATTACCCCCATTGCGCTGTTATAAATGTTTGGAATTAGGACACACACGGGCGTCATGCACATCCACGGAGGACCGTAGCAATGTGTGCTATAGGTGCGGAAAAGCGGGACACAAATCTGTCAGATGTGACGAAGCACCACATTGTGTTATATGTGCAAGCGAGAACATGGCGGCGAATCACGTGTTAGGTGCAAGAAATTGCAACCCTACTGTAAAGACTTCTCAGGCGATGTCAATGTAA